A genomic stretch from Verrucomicrobiota bacterium includes:
- a CDS encoding M36 family metallopeptidase, whose product MANFDKRVIPAAQAAAAALPATQAASLVKLGGVVPGLKVDFAPITGSPKVISAAQGFLTGPNGQGQAISPESLTSFAANDPHRVLKAFLMEHRQLFGHGPEALDQARVLRDYTDVHNGLHTVVWEQQVDGIPIFEGVLKSHTTKNGELVNVASQFVAAPAAAADLGTPQRAMVILAPPVTARQAVVSAVSTIGETLVEAQLTVDPANPAVTGAEQRQVFTAPGLKGQTVVQLRWVPMDKNHLQLCWDVIFMSRARGEMFRVLVSVQTGEALVRRCLTAYLTDATYNVFTSDSPSPLSPGYPTPVTNQPPLVSRTLVTLPALDTNASPAGWINDGGNETWGNNVDAHTDRNGDDIPDLPRPQGSPARVFNFPMDLTTQDPTNYSQAAVVQLFYLCNWYHDKMYALGFTEAAGNFQSNNFGRGGFANDAVMADAQDGSGTDNANFSTPPDGNSGRMQMYLFTGMSPRRDGDLDAEVVIHEHTHGLSWRLVGGGDVLGDTQSDGMGEGWSDFYAMSLLSEPADDVNGNYASGGYASYKIGGPNDLQNYYFGIRRYPYTTAMARNPLTFKDIDPAQADFCSSPAPYHTGMFGPCNAAYADEVHNEGEVWCVTLWEARANLINKYGWTIGNQLILQLVTDGMKLSPAHPNFLQARDAIIQADLVNNGGTNRYELWTAFAKRGMGYSATSPSSSTASGVHESFDLPPLFLQISPADGLVSRGPVGGPFSPSTKTYTLLNSQATPMAWRVTSTQAWLSVSQTNGILPANGSTLLTITVNAAANGLPMGIYTNTLIFTNSLEPDIQSRPVILGVGVSDNYTELFDNATTNDLAYTSYTFTPDGRTNYWVCRQPATVFPTDPTGGTLVPLNDNAYAQVTLTGTNTVAIYNRRTNVFFIGSNGYLTMNRGDTNSFESLTNHFSLPRVSACFHDWNPRNGGTISWKQTSKLVAVTFTNVYEAGSTQAVSFQIQMFFDGRIRLTYLNVGITGGLAGLSAGLGMPNLFMKSDFSTYDSCQLGEAVEATNLVWTTGGDAYWFPETSTTFDGVNADQSGKIGDGQQSWIETTVVGPATLSFYCKVSSELGFDKLQFYTNGAPYPNNGAPPYPQFEISGEIDWHQRTFALAPGTNVLRWRYIKDGSGASGTDAAWLDQVQVAVPTPPQITSVLTNQSVIIGSNATFSVTATGTAPLLYQWYYNGAPIGYSNGLSIANTFGAAFGGVAALGIANAQPADAKNYYVVVTNLYGSATSSIATLTVIPLLPLAVAVNNPGLAVATGGDAPWLGLPTITHDGVAAAQSGFIGDAMQSWMEITVVGPSHIGFWWKVSSETNTDYLEFTLNGVRTNLISGEVDWTRVGYDVPAGTNVVRWNYVKNGSVSAGQDAGWVDQILIGRPPVVVQNPPSRLTVPLHGGTNLSVTVSGDLPMQYQWYLDATALAHATNTQLSLAQVQYVQSGPYSLVISNTYGVVTSTPARLLILPPGQIHTNTASVAGTITIPSAGPASVYPFTNLIAGVTGSVQQVTLTVSNLTHPYPADLQMLLVSPTGQAVLFLAGGSNGAPVAGATLTFDDTAATGVPAQSAITSGVYRPTVIGLVPALPAPAPTNGYATNLAAFTGSDPNGVWSLFINAGSTNGAAAGSVAGWSLNFVTQPAVIPPAIFPPAITSGQILFSLRPEVGKTVYIEYKDNLQQTLWQALTNFPGDGNLHTISNLTSGASGRFFRMYLQ is encoded by the coding sequence ATGGCGAATTTCGACAAACGCGTCATTCCCGCTGCTCAGGCAGCAGCGGCGGCATTGCCAGCCACCCAAGCCGCCAGCTTGGTTAAGCTCGGCGGTGTTGTGCCCGGTCTAAAAGTGGATTTTGCGCCCATTACCGGTTCCCCCAAGGTGATTTCCGCCGCGCAAGGATTTTTGACCGGCCCCAATGGACAGGGACAGGCGATTTCACCGGAATCTTTGACGAGCTTCGCCGCCAACGATCCGCACCGCGTCCTCAAAGCCTTTCTGATGGAACATCGCCAACTCTTTGGCCATGGGCCGGAAGCGTTGGATCAGGCACGCGTATTGCGGGATTATACGGATGTGCATAACGGGTTGCACACGGTTGTGTGGGAACAGCAGGTGGATGGAATTCCGATCTTTGAAGGCGTGTTGAAGTCCCACACCACCAAAAATGGGGAGTTAGTCAATGTAGCCAGTCAATTTGTGGCCGCTCCCGCAGCGGCGGCCGATTTGGGAACCCCCCAACGCGCAATGGTGATTTTGGCACCCCCGGTAACTGCTCGCCAAGCGGTGGTAAGCGCGGTCAGTACGATTGGCGAGACGCTCGTGGAAGCACAGCTTACGGTGGATCCCGCGAATCCGGCGGTCACCGGAGCGGAGCAGCGCCAAGTGTTTACGGCACCCGGGCTTAAAGGCCAAACCGTGGTGCAGTTACGTTGGGTGCCGATGGATAAAAATCATCTGCAACTGTGTTGGGATGTGATTTTTATGAGCCGCGCGCGAGGGGAGATGTTTCGGGTGCTCGTGTCGGTGCAGACGGGCGAAGCGCTGGTGCGGCGTTGCCTGACGGCTTATCTCACGGACGCAACGTACAACGTCTTTACGAGCGATAGTCCTTCGCCGCTGTCGCCCGGCTATCCAACCCCGGTGACGAACCAACCGCCGTTGGTCTCGCGCACGCTGGTAACCCTGCCGGCGTTAGACACTAATGCCTCGCCCGCTGGCTGGATAAATGACGGCGGCAACGAAACTTGGGGCAATAATGTGGATGCACATACTGACCGCAACGGCGATGATATACCGGATTTACCACGGCCGCAAGGCTCGCCCGCCCGGGTTTTTAACTTTCCCATGGACCTGACCACCCAGGACCCAACCAATTACAGTCAGGCGGCGGTCGTACAGTTGTTTTACCTGTGCAACTGGTACCATGACAAAATGTATGCACTGGGCTTCACCGAAGCTGCCGGTAATTTTCAGAGTAACAACTTCGGACGGGGCGGTTTTGCCAATGACGCGGTAATGGCCGACGCCCAGGATGGCAGCGGCACCGACAATGCCAACTTCTCCACGCCGCCGGATGGGAATTCAGGGCGGATGCAAATGTACCTTTTCACGGGAATGAGCCCGCGCCGGGATGGGGACTTGGATGCGGAAGTTGTGATCCATGAACATACGCATGGTTTAAGTTGGCGGCTGGTGGGGGGGGGAGACGTATTAGGTGACACCCAGTCTGACGGCATGGGGGAAGGGTGGTCTGATTTCTACGCCATGTCATTGTTGAGCGAGCCCGCCGATGATGTGAATGGCAATTATGCCAGCGGCGGCTATGCCAGCTATAAAATTGGCGGGCCCAACGATTTGCAGAACTACTACTTTGGCATCCGGCGCTATCCGTACACAACGGCGATGGCTCGGAATCCCCTGACTTTCAAGGATATTGATCCGGCCCAAGCCGATTTCTGTTCCTCGCCGGCACCGTATCATACCGGGATGTTTGGTCCCTGCAATGCCGCCTATGCCGACGAAGTCCATAACGAGGGGGAAGTCTGGTGCGTGACCTTGTGGGAAGCGCGTGCCAATCTCATTAACAAGTATGGCTGGACAATTGGCAATCAACTCATCCTGCAACTGGTGACCGATGGCATGAAATTAAGCCCTGCGCACCCCAATTTCCTCCAAGCCCGCGACGCGATAATCCAGGCGGACTTGGTGAATAACGGCGGAACGAACCGCTATGAGTTATGGACCGCGTTTGCGAAACGTGGCATGGGCTACAGTGCCACCTCCCCATCCAGTTCGACGGCCAGTGGCGTGCATGAGAGCTTTGACCTGCCTCCCTTATTTCTACAAATATCGCCCGCCGACGGGTTGGTGAGTCGGGGGCCGGTGGGTGGTCCATTCAGTCCTTCGACCAAAACCTACACCCTGCTCAACAGTCAAGCGACTCCCATGGCATGGCGGGTCACTTCCACCCAGGCGTGGTTATCCGTGTCGCAAACGAATGGCATTCTTCCAGCCAACGGGTCCACGTTGCTCACGATCACGGTCAACGCGGCCGCAAATGGTTTGCCCATGGGGATCTACACCAACACGCTGATTTTCACCAATAGCCTCGAACCCGACATCCAATCGCGTCCGGTCATTCTCGGGGTGGGTGTTTCCGATAATTACACCGAGTTATTCGATAATGCCACGACCAATGACCTGGCTTACACGTCGTACACGTTTACGCCGGATGGCCGCACAAATTATTGGGTTTGCCGCCAGCCGGCGACCGTCTTTCCCACTGATCCCACTGGTGGCACGCTGGTTCCTTTGAATGATAACGCCTACGCGCAAGTCACACTCACCGGCACCAACACCGTCGCCATCTACAACCGGCGGACGAATGTCTTTTTCATTGGCAGCAACGGCTACCTGACCATGAATCGCGGCGATACAAATTCCTTCGAGTCGTTAACCAATCATTTCAGTCTGCCACGTGTTTCAGCCTGTTTCCACGACTGGAACCCGCGCAATGGCGGGACGATTTCCTGGAAACAGACGTCCAAATTGGTGGCCGTGACCTTTACCAACGTGTATGAAGCTGGCAGCACGCAAGCGGTCAGCTTTCAGATTCAAATGTTCTTCGATGGTCGTATCCGGTTGACCTATCTGAATGTGGGCATTACTGGTGGTCTGGCGGGTCTGTCCGCTGGTCTGGGGATGCCGAATTTATTCATGAAGAGCGATTTCAGCACGTATGATTCCTGCCAACTGGGCGAGGCGGTCGAAGCCACCAACCTCGTCTGGACCACCGGGGGTGATGCCTACTGGTTCCCGGAAACCAGCACGACGTTTGATGGTGTGAATGCCGACCAAAGTGGAAAGATTGGCGATGGGCAGCAGAGTTGGATTGAAACCACCGTGGTCGGGCCGGCCACCCTGAGCTTCTATTGCAAAGTTTCCTCGGAACTCGGGTTTGATAAACTGCAATTCTACACCAATGGCGCGCCTTATCCCAACAACGGCGCGCCGCCCTACCCGCAGTTTGAAATTTCCGGGGAAATTGACTGGCACCAACGCACGTTCGCGCTGGCGCCGGGAACCAATGTGTTGCGCTGGCGTTATATCAAGGATGGCAGCGGCGCCAGCGGCACGGATGCGGCGTGGCTGGACCAAGTCCAAGTGGCGGTTCCCACCCCCCCGCAGATTACCAGTGTGTTGACCAATCAATCGGTCATTATCGGCAGCAACGCGACCTTTAGTGTGACCGCGACCGGCACTGCACCCTTGCTTTATCAATGGTACTACAACGGCGCGCCCATTGGGTATTCCAACGGGCTGTCCATTGCCAATACGTTTGGCGCGGCATTTGGAGGGGTCGCGGCGCTTGGCATTGCCAACGCGCAACCGGCCGATGCGAAGAACTATTACGTTGTGGTCACCAATCTCTATGGCAGCGCCACCAGCAGTATAGCCACGTTGACGGTGATTCCGCTATTACCCTTGGCGGTGGCGGTGAATAACCCGGGTTTGGCGGTGGCCACCGGGGGGGACGCCCCGTGGCTGGGATTGCCGACCATCACCCATGATGGCGTGGCGGCGGCGCAAAGCGGTTTCATTGGAGACGCCATGCAATCCTGGATGGAAATAACGGTGGTGGGCCCGAGCCACATCGGGTTCTGGTGGAAGGTCTCCTCGGAAACCAACACTGATTATTTGGAGTTCACCCTCAATGGCGTGCGCACCAACCTCATCTCCGGCGAAGTGGACTGGACCCGGGTGGGCTATGATGTCCCTGCTGGTACCAACGTAGTGCGCTGGAACTACGTTAAGAATGGCAGTGTGAGCGCCGGGCAGGATGCCGGGTGGGTGGACCAGATTTTGATTGGCCGTCCGCCCGTCGTGGTGCAGAACCCGCCATCACGCCTCACGGTCCCGTTGCATGGCGGCACCAATTTGAGCGTCACGGTGAGCGGCGACCTGCCGATGCAGTATCAATGGTATCTGGATGCGACGGCGCTCGCCCACGCTACCAACACGCAATTAAGCCTCGCCCAGGTGCAGTATGTTCAAAGTGGACCTTATTCGCTGGTGATCTCGAATACCTATGGGGTGGTGACCAGCACGCCGGCGCGCCTGCTCATCCTGCCCCCCGGCCAGATCCATACCAACACGGCGAGTGTGGCCGGAACCATCACGATTCCGAGTGCGGGTCCCGCGTCGGTTTATCCGTTTACCAACCTGATTGCGGGGGTCACGGGCAGCGTTCAACAAGTGACGCTCACCGTGAGTAATTTGACGCATCCCTACCCGGCGGATTTACAGATGTTGTTGGTCAGCCCGACCGGGCAGGCGGTCCTGTTCCTGGCGGGCGGGTCCAACGGCGCGCCGGTTGCGGGAGCGACCTTGACCTTTGATGACACGGCGGCCACCGGGGTGCCGGCGCAAAGCGCGATTACCAGCGGAGTGTATCGGCCAACGGTGATCGGGCTGGTGCCGGCCTTGCCGGCCCCAGCGCCCACGAATGGGTACGCCACCAATTTGGCGGCGTTTACGGGGAGCGACCCCAATGGCGTGTGGAGTTTGTTCATCAATGCTGGCAGCACCAATGGGGCGGCCGCTGGCAGCGTGGCTGGCTGGAGTTTGAACTTCGTGACGCAACCGGCGGTGATCCCGCCGGCGATCTTCCCGCCGGCGATCACCAGCGGGCAGATATTATTCAGCCTGCGGCCCGAGGTGGGCAAAACGGTATATATTGAATACAAGGACAACCTGCAACAGACGCTCTGGCAGGCGTTGACCAACTTCCCGGGGGACGGCAACCTGCACACCATCAGCAATCTGACCAGCGGTGCGAGCGGACGATTCTTTCGCATGTACCTGCAATAA